The following coding sequences are from one Carassius gibelio isolate Cgi1373 ecotype wild population from Czech Republic chromosome B7, carGib1.2-hapl.c, whole genome shotgun sequence window:
- the LOC127962407 gene encoding histone H3-like, whose protein sequence is MARTKQTARKSTGGKAPRKQLATKAARKSAPATGGVKKPHRYRPGTVALREIRRYQKSTELLIRKLPFQRLVREIAQDFKTDLRFQSSAVMALQESSEAYLVGLFEDTNLDHLIMSGRGKGGKGLGKGGAKRHRKVLRDNIQGITKPAIRRLARRGGVKRISGLIYEETRGVLKVFLENVIRDAVTYTEHAKRKTVTAMDVVYALKRQGRTLYGFGG, encoded by the exons ATGGCAAGAACCAAGCAGACCGCTCGTAAATCCACTGGTGGCAAAGCCCCGAGGAAGCAGCTCGCCACTAAAGCCGCCCGGAAGAGCGCCCCAGCCACCGGCGGCGTCAAGAAGCCCCACCGTTACAGGCCCGGGACCGTGGCTCTCCGAGAGATCCGCCGCTATCAGAAGTCCACCGAGCTGCTGATCCGCAAACTGCCTTTCCAGCGTCTGGTGCGAGAGATCGCTCAGGATTTCAAGACGGACCTGCGTTTCCAGAGCTCCGCTGTCATGGCCCTGCAGGAGTCCAGCGAGGCTTATCTGGTCGGTCTGTTCGAGGACACCAACCT AGATCATCTCATCATGTCTGGAAGAGGCAAAGGCGGTAAGGGACTTGGGAAAGGAGGCGCCAAGCGTCATCGTAAGGTGCTGCGCGACAACATCCAGGGAATCACCAAACCCgccattcgtcgtctagctcgcCGCGGCGGAGTCAAGCGCATCTCCGGTCTGATCTACGAGGAGACCCGCGGTGTGCTGAAGGTGTTCCTGGAGAACGTGATCCGCGACGCCGTCACCTACACCGAGCACGCCAAGAGAAAGACCGTCACCGCCATGGACGTTGTGTACGCGCTCAAACGACAGGGACGCACCTTGTACGGCTTCGGAGGATAA
- the LOC127962405 gene encoding histone H4, with product MSGRGKGGKGLGKGGAKRHRKVLRDNIQGITKPAIRRLARRGGVKRISGLIYEETRGVLKVFLENVIRDAVTYTEHAKRKTVTAMDVVYALKRQGRTLYGFGG from the coding sequence ATGTCTGGAAGAGGCAAAGGCGGTAAAGGACTCGGAAAAGGAGGCGCTAAGCGTCATCGTAAGGTGCTGCGCGATAACATCCAGGGAATCACCAAACCCgccattcgtcgtctagctcgcCGCGGCGGAGTCAAGCGCATCTCCGGTCTGATCTACGAGGAGACCCGCGGTGTGCTGAAGGTGTTTCTGGAGAACGTGATCCGCGACGCCGTCACTTACACCGAGCACGCCAAGAGAAAGACCGTCACCGCCATGGACGTTGTGTACGCGCTCAAACGACAGGGACGCACCTTGTACGGCTTCGGAGGATAA
- the LOC127962394 gene encoding histone H2B — translation MPEPAKSAPKKGSKKAVTKTAAKGGKKRRKSRKESYAIYVYKVLKQVHPDTGISSKAMGIMNSFVNDIFERIAGESSRLAHYNKRSTITSREIQTAVRLLLPGELAKHAVSEGTKAVTKYTSSK, via the coding sequence ATGCCTGAACCAGCGAAGTCCGCGCCGAAGAAAGGCTCTAAGAAGGCCGTCACCAAGACCGCCGCGAAAGGAGGAAAGAAGCGCAGAAAGTCCAGGAAGGAGAGCTACGCCATCTACGTGTACAAAGTGCTGAAGCAGGTTCATCCTGACACCGGGATCTCTTCGAAGGCGATGGGCATCATGAACTCTTTCGTCAACGACATCTTCGAGCGCATCGCCGGTGAGTCGTCTCGTCTCGCTCACTACAACAAGCGCTCCACCATCACTTCCCGAGAGATCCAGACCGCCGTGCGTCTGCTGCTGCCCGGGGAGCTGGCCAAACACGCCGTGTCCGAGGGCACCAAGGCCGTCACCAAATACACCAGCTCCAAGTAG
- the LOC127962380 gene encoding histone H2A-like: MSGRGKTGGKARAKAKTRSSRAGLQFPVGRVHRLLRKGNYAERVGAGAPVYLAAVLEYLTAEILELAGNAARDNKKTRIIPRHLQLAVRNDEELNKLLGRVTIAQGGVLPNIQAVLLPKKTEKPAKAK; encoded by the coding sequence ATGAGTGGAAGAGGAAAAACCGGTGGCAAAGCGAGAGCGAAGGCCAAGACTCGCTCCTCCAGGGCAGGGCTGCAGTTCCCCGTCGGTCGTGTTCACAGACTTCTCCGCAAAGGGAACTACGCAGAGCGCGTCGGTGCCGGAGCTCCCGTCTATCTGGCGGCTGTGCTCGAGTATCTGACCGCTGAGATCCTGGAGTTGGCTGGAAACGCCGCGAGAGACAACAAGAAGACCCGCATCATTCCCCGTCACCTGCAGCTGGCGGTGCGCAATGACGAGGAGCTCAACAAACTCCTGGGTCGAGTGACCATCGCTCAGGGCGGCGTGCTGCCCAACATCCAGGCCGTGCTGCTGCCCAAGAAGACCGAGAAACCCGCCAAAGCCAAGTAA